Proteins co-encoded in one Flavivirga eckloniae genomic window:
- a CDS encoding GrpB family protein gives MKKTLNDLTKDDWNTLFPIELVDHNPEWKNIYENEKERIIDKVGSETILRIEHFGSSSIPSIKSKPYIDLMIEIPKQMLFNENLIVKFTELGYSHFVVPTRENIEAYSSFGKGYNVDGTKEQIFHIHMCPKNNVMWKQIDFRDFLNSNLEKAKQYENLKIELATKFKNDRGSYVLGKTDFVNETLDIISRKSSTQDDV, from the coding sequence ATGAAGAAAACCTTAAATGATTTGACCAAAGATGACTGGAATACACTTTTTCCGATTGAATTGGTTGACCATAATCCAGAGTGGAAAAACATTTACGAAAACGAAAAAGAACGAATAATTGATAAAGTAGGAAGCGAGACCATTTTACGTATAGAACACTTTGGTAGTTCATCAATTCCTAGCATTAAATCAAAACCATATATCGATTTGATGATTGAAATTCCGAAACAAATGTTATTTAACGAGAACCTTATCGTAAAATTTACCGAATTGGGTTACTCACATTTTGTAGTTCCTACAAGAGAAAATATTGAAGCATACTCATCTTTCGGAAAAGGATATAATGTTGATGGAACAAAAGAACAGATTTTTCATATTCATATGTGTCCTAAAAATAACGTAATGTGGAAACAAATTGACTTTAGAGACTTCTTGAATTCTAACCTCGAAAAAGCAAAACAATACGAAAATCTAAAAATAGAATTAGCCACTAAATTTAAAAATGACAGAGGTTCTTATGTTCTTGGAAAGACCGATTTTGTGAATGAAACTTTAGACATAATCAGCAGAAAATCCAGTACACAAGACGATGTATAA
- a CDS encoding glycoside hydrolase family 3 N-terminal domain-containing protein — MKQYLAIIALVLMSCSQNKTTTVKNNGEEKFIDSVLATMSIDDKIGQTNLRGTSSRAKTLSEELKEDVRQGKVGALLNVMKVEFVDELQKIAVEESPNKIPLIFGRDVVHGFKTIFPIPIGLAASWDTEIAKSSSRVAAIEASSVGIRWTFAPMLDIARDSRWGRIAESPGEDPYLASVLGKAYVEGFQGDSLNNPTSIAACAKHYIGYGAAMGGRDYNTTVIPEALLRNVYLPPFQSALNAGAATVMTSFNEINGIPATGNEFLLKQVLRDELKFDGFVVSDWDSVVEMIAHGYARDEKHAAELAAKAGMDMEMTSNAYELHLKKLIEQGKVTEGQLNVFVKNILRIKYRLGLFNTPYRDKNNEAAFYAKAHLEEAKEAAIKSSVLLKNEQVLPMSSQTKVALIGPLANAPLDQMGTWTFDGEKAHTITPLKAFETANVNFTHIKALTHSRDRSKAQFKSAVNAVKNSDVIVFVAGEEAILSGEAHSRANIDLPGVQEDLIKALSETGKPIVLVIMAGRPITITNIIDDVDAVLMAWHPGTMGGVALQEILFGLREPEGRLPVSWPKTAGQLPYFYNHKNTGRPANKKDYVAMYDIPVGAWQSSLGNDSHYLDVGYTPHFPFGFGLGYTAFKYTDLEISKDTIGFNETLQVKVSITNVGERPGKEVVQFYVQDVVGSITRPVRELKGFQHISLNKGETKEVVFKLSTGALGFSNHKIMHTVEEGDFNLWVGAQATSGLKGAFYLKEY, encoded by the coding sequence ATGAAACAGTATTTAGCAATTATAGCACTCGTTTTAATGAGTTGCTCTCAAAATAAAACCACAACCGTTAAAAACAACGGTGAAGAAAAGTTTATAGACAGTGTATTGGCAACGATGTCTATAGATGATAAAATAGGGCAAACCAATTTAAGAGGAACGTCGAGTAGAGCTAAAACTTTGTCGGAAGAATTAAAGGAAGATGTAAGACAAGGTAAAGTGGGAGCATTGCTAAATGTTATGAAGGTTGAGTTTGTAGACGAGCTTCAAAAAATAGCAGTAGAGGAAAGTCCTAATAAAATCCCTTTAATTTTTGGAAGGGATGTTGTTCATGGGTTTAAAACCATATTTCCCATTCCTATAGGCTTGGCAGCTTCATGGGATACGGAAATAGCAAAATCGTCATCCAGGGTTGCAGCTATAGAAGCCAGTTCTGTTGGAATTCGTTGGACCTTCGCACCCATGTTAGATATTGCTAGAGATAGCCGTTGGGGAAGAATAGCAGAATCTCCCGGAGAAGATCCATATTTAGCATCTGTATTAGGAAAAGCTTATGTTGAGGGTTTTCAAGGAGATTCCTTAAATAATCCAACAAGCATAGCCGCATGTGCTAAGCATTATATAGGTTATGGTGCAGCTATGGGAGGTAGAGACTATAATACCACAGTAATCCCCGAAGCATTGTTACGCAATGTGTATTTACCTCCCTTTCAATCTGCTTTAAACGCTGGAGCGGCAACTGTAATGACATCTTTTAATGAAATAAATGGTATTCCGGCAACCGGAAATGAATTTTTATTAAAACAAGTTTTAAGAGATGAGTTAAAGTTTGACGGGTTTGTAGTAAGCGACTGGGACTCTGTTGTAGAAATGATTGCTCATGGCTATGCAAGAGATGAAAAACATGCTGCGGAACTGGCAGCCAAGGCAGGCATGGATATGGAAATGACCAGTAACGCTTATGAGCTTCATCTAAAAAAGCTGATTGAACAAGGCAAGGTTACAGAAGGGCAGCTCAATGTATTTGTAAAGAATATTTTAAGAATAAAATATAGATTAGGGTTGTTTAATACCCCTTATAGGGATAAAAATAATGAGGCAGCTTTTTATGCAAAAGCACATTTGGAAGAAGCCAAGGAAGCTGCGATTAAAAGCTCGGTACTGCTAAAAAATGAGCAGGTATTGCCTATGTCGAGCCAAACAAAAGTAGCTTTAATAGGTCCTTTGGCCAATGCCCCGTTAGATCAAATGGGAACTTGGACATTCGATGGTGAAAAGGCACACACTATAACGCCTTTAAAAGCATTTGAAACTGCTAACGTAAACTTTACTCATATAAAAGCATTAACGCATAGTAGAGACCGATCGAAAGCACAGTTTAAAAGTGCTGTTAATGCAGTAAAGAATTCTGATGTGATCGTGTTTGTAGCGGGCGAGGAGGCTATTCTGTCTGGAGAGGCACATAGTAGGGCAAATATAGATCTGCCTGGGGTACAAGAAGACTTGATAAAAGCATTGAGTGAAACAGGAAAACCTATAGTTTTAGTTATTATGGCTGGGCGTCCCATTACCATTACAAACATTATTGATGATGTAGATGCCGTTTTAATGGCTTGGCATCCCGGTACTATGGGCGGTGTGGCATTGCAGGAGATTCTTTTTGGATTAAGGGAACCAGAAGGCAGATTACCAGTATCCTGGCCGAAAACTGCCGGACAGTTACCTTATTTTTATAACCATAAAAATACGGGCAGACCTGCTAATAAAAAAGATTATGTTGCTATGTATGATATTCCTGTAGGTGCTTGGCAAAGTTCCTTAGGTAATGATTCCCACTATTTAGATGTGGGGTATACACCACATTTTCCGTTTGGTTTTGGTTTAGGGTATACAGCGTTTAAATATACCGATTTAGAAATATCAAAAGACACCATTGGTTTTAACGAAACCTTACAAGTAAAAGTTTCTATTACAAATGTCGGGGAAAGACCCGGTAAAGAAGTCGTACAGTTTTATGTACAGGATGTAGTTGGTAGTATAACCCGACCAGTTAGAGAGTTAAAAGGGTTTCAGCACATCAGTTTAAATAAAGGAGAAACAAAAGAGGTGGTATTTAAATTATCGACAGGGGCGTTAGGTTTTTCGAATCATAAAATAATGCATACTGTTGAAGAAGGTGATTTTAATTTATGGGTGGGGGCCCAGGCCACCTCTGGTTTAAAAGGTGCTTTCTATCTTAAAGAATATTAG
- a CDS encoding TetR/AcrR family transcriptional regulator, whose amino-acid sequence MIRSEKTRQLIIEKTASIFNKKGYTGTYLSDLTNATGLTKGSIYGNFKDKNEVAVEAFKYNYKFQSEQILQKINQQNNTIDKLSVFLNHYRTAFRPIFNNGGCAILNTAVDADDGNDLLKEEVIKTIHNWHQRIVTILKEGIKQNELKDIDVETFSYRMIALVEGSIMLAKTLDKSEILLNNIDFLEAEINQIKKR is encoded by the coding sequence ATGATACGTTCGGAGAAAACAAGGCAATTAATAATTGAAAAGACAGCTTCCATATTCAACAAAAAAGGATATACCGGAACTTACTTGTCGGATTTGACCAATGCCACAGGTTTGACAAAGGGCAGTATATATGGCAATTTTAAGGATAAAAATGAGGTTGCTGTTGAGGCATTCAAATACAATTATAAGTTTCAATCAGAGCAAATACTCCAAAAAATCAATCAACAAAATAATACAATCGATAAATTATCGGTTTTCCTAAATCATTACAGAACTGCATTTAGACCCATTTTTAATAATGGTGGTTGTGCCATTCTCAATACAGCAGTAGATGCAGACGATGGCAACGATTTACTAAAGGAAGAAGTCATTAAAACCATTCATAATTGGCATCAAAGAATTGTTACCATTTTGAAAGAAGGAATAAAACAAAATGAACTGAAAGACATTGATGTCGAAACCTTTTCTTATCGAATGATAGCATTGGTTGAGGGTAGTATTATGTTGGCAAAAACCCTAGACAAATCTGAAATTTTATTGAACAATATAGATTTTTTAGAAGCTGAAATTAATCAAATAAAAAAGAGATAA
- a CDS encoding glycoside hydrolase family 95 protein: protein MKKLIRFVLILFVLKLFSCDNLSKIEKELNPSTMLWYDKPAGSWTEAMPIGNGRLGAMVYGGTVNETIQFNEETLWTGQPHDYANKEAYKVLDELRQLLSEGKQKQAHKLGNERFMSQPFGQFSYQPFGNILLNFPKHEKAINFKRILNLENAITTVSYEIDNIKFKREALVSKPNQAILIRIEASKKGKLNFTIGLNSPHSKYDVIVNGNEIILKGKANNYPRALDVIKAPYPESKITFEARLKIVNDGGKLVIENDTIKVVNANTATIQLVAATSFVNFKDISGNPAQLCENYLKGLNGKSYKELKNNHIKDFQKLFNRVELELGTSEISNRPTNERLISFEQDEDPSLVSLLFQYGRYLLISSSRAGTQPANLQGIWNDQLNPSWDSKYTLNINAEMNYWLAEITNLSELTSPMIQMVEDLAVSGQNVAKEHYNLDGWVAHHNTDLWRGAAPINNSNHGIWVTGGAWLCKHLWWHYQFTNNKEYLKNKAYPILKEASRFFVGYLTPDPNNPKWLISGPSNSPENGGLVMGPTMDHQIIRNLFSNTIEAAEILGVDAEFVEMIKEKRAKIAPNLIGQHGQLQEWLVDKDNPNNEHRHVSHLWGLHPGNEIHPLTTPNLAEACKITLKHRGDGGTGWSRAWKINFWARLLDGDHSFLILKNLMVPAITQNPDGKKIEGGGLYVNLFDAHPPFQIDGNFGATSGITEMLLQSHLRDEKGDYFQDILPALPSTLSSGKISGIKGRGAFELSIEWKNGELVTVEVKSIEGNNLNLRYGKKMISRETTKGEILSFVSSDFK, encoded by the coding sequence ATGAAAAAACTAATTCGATTTGTTCTTATATTATTTGTATTAAAACTATTTTCTTGTGACAATCTTTCAAAAATTGAAAAGGAATTAAACCCATCTACAATGCTTTGGTACGATAAACCTGCAGGTAGTTGGACCGAAGCTATGCCAATCGGAAATGGACGTTTGGGCGCTATGGTCTACGGTGGAACAGTAAATGAAACCATTCAATTTAACGAAGAAACATTATGGACTGGACAACCACACGATTATGCAAATAAAGAGGCATATAAAGTATTAGACGAGTTGCGTCAACTACTTTCAGAAGGTAAGCAAAAACAAGCTCATAAATTGGGAAATGAACGCTTCATGTCACAACCTTTTGGTCAGTTTAGTTATCAACCTTTTGGAAATATTTTATTAAATTTTCCAAAGCATGAAAAAGCAATTAATTTTAAGCGAATACTGAATTTAGAAAACGCTATCACCACAGTTAGCTATGAAATTGATAACATCAAATTTAAACGTGAAGCTTTAGTTTCTAAACCAAATCAGGCAATTTTGATTCGTATTGAAGCATCAAAAAAGGGTAAACTAAATTTTACAATCGGTTTAAATTCCCCACACTCTAAATACGATGTAATAGTAAATGGGAACGAAATTATTTTAAAGGGTAAAGCTAATAATTATCCTAGAGCGTTAGATGTAATTAAAGCACCTTACCCCGAAAGCAAAATCACTTTTGAAGCCCGTTTAAAAATAGTAAATGACGGGGGTAAATTAGTAATCGAAAATGATACTATAAAGGTAGTCAATGCTAACACAGCAACTATACAACTTGTCGCTGCAACAAGTTTTGTCAATTTCAAAGATATTAGTGGTAATCCGGCCCAACTATGTGAAAATTACCTCAAAGGTTTAAACGGTAAATCATATAAAGAATTAAAAAACAATCATATAAAAGACTTCCAAAAGCTCTTTAATCGTGTAGAACTGGAATTAGGAACTTCAGAGATTTCAAACCGTCCTACGAACGAACGACTAATTTCTTTTGAACAAGATGAAGACCCTAGTTTAGTTTCTCTTTTGTTTCAATATGGAAGATACTTGTTGATTTCTTCGTCAAGAGCAGGCACGCAACCAGCCAATTTGCAAGGCATTTGGAATGACCAACTTAATCCGTCTTGGGATAGCAAATACACCCTAAATATTAATGCTGAAATGAATTACTGGCTAGCTGAAATTACGAATCTGTCAGAATTAACAAGTCCAATGATTCAAATGGTGGAAGACTTAGCGGTGAGCGGACAAAATGTAGCAAAAGAACACTATAACCTTGATGGTTGGGTAGCTCATCATAACACCGATTTGTGGAGAGGTGCTGCTCCTATTAATAATTCGAATCATGGTATTTGGGTTACTGGAGGTGCATGGTTATGCAAACATTTGTGGTGGCATTATCAATTTACCAATAACAAGGAATACTTAAAAAACAAAGCTTATCCAATATTAAAAGAAGCCTCAAGATTTTTTGTTGGATATTTAACACCCGATCCCAACAATCCAAAATGGTTAATTAGCGGTCCAAGTAACAGTCCCGAAAATGGAGGTCTGGTGATGGGGCCAACCATGGACCATCAGATTATAAGAAACCTTTTCAGTAATACCATTGAGGCTGCAGAAATACTTGGGGTTGATGCAGAATTTGTCGAAATGATTAAAGAAAAACGAGCTAAAATTGCCCCCAACTTAATTGGTCAACATGGTCAATTGCAAGAGTGGTTAGTTGATAAAGATAATCCGAATAACGAGCACCGTCATGTTTCGCATTTATGGGGGCTGCATCCAGGAAATGAAATTCATCCTTTAACAACTCCAAATTTAGCAGAGGCATGTAAAATAACACTTAAACATCGTGGCGATGGTGGAACCGGATGGTCTCGAGCATGGAAAATTAATTTTTGGGCAAGACTTTTAGATGGGGATCATTCATTTTTAATACTTAAAAATCTAATGGTTCCAGCCATAACTCAAAATCCAGATGGTAAAAAAATAGAAGGGGGAGGTCTATACGTGAATTTATTTGATGCACATCCACCCTTTCAAATAGATGGAAATTTTGGAGCCACTTCTGGTATTACCGAAATGCTATTACAATCGCATTTACGTGATGAAAAAGGCGACTATTTTCAAGATATTCTTCCTGCGCTTCCTTCAACGCTCTCCTCTGGAAAAATTTCAGGAATAAAAGGTAGAGGCGCTTTTGAGCTTTCAATCGAATGGAAAAATGGGGAATTGGTAACAGTGGAAGTTAAATCTATCGAAGGAAATAACTTAAATTTGAGATACGGAAAAAAAATGATTTCACGAGAAACAACAAAAGGAGAAATATTATCATTCGTTTCTTCGGATTTTAAATAA
- a CDS encoding DUF5694 domain-containing protein, protein MTNIKLISLLILSILISCKEESTNKNQSVDNHKKEVLLVGTFHYNNPGADVAKTKSFDILNEKSQLELEQISSEIKNYNPTKIFVEWPYNEQKELDSLYQLYKEDKYFNDSLSDFYLKNEIFQLAFRIAKKNNQDKIYAIDYLETEFPYQKVMNDIESSNQMELKEKIQKIIADHTIEFDNMIDSDVSLKELTFAENTKEFRFKSNNLHNNLLPIAGEVEDFNGAYLTSEWYKRNIYMWSLIQKYTSDSDERIMILAGSSHIAMIELFIKENKDWKTIELKDVVVK, encoded by the coding sequence ATGACAAATATTAAACTGATTTCACTTTTAATACTGAGTATTCTAATAAGTTGTAAAGAAGAATCTACAAACAAAAATCAAAGCGTAGATAATCATAAGAAAGAAGTACTTCTTGTTGGTACTTTTCATTATAACAATCCAGGTGCCGATGTTGCAAAAACAAAATCCTTCGATATTTTGAATGAAAAATCTCAACTTGAATTAGAACAGATTTCTTCGGAAATAAAAAATTACAATCCTACTAAAATATTTGTCGAATGGCCATATAATGAACAAAAAGAACTGGATTCCTTATATCAACTGTATAAAGAAGATAAATACTTTAATGACAGTCTTTCCGATTTTTATTTAAAAAACGAAATCTTTCAATTGGCATTTCGAATTGCAAAAAAGAACAATCAGGATAAAATTTATGCCATAGATTACCTTGAAACTGAATTCCCTTATCAAAAGGTTATGAATGACATAGAATCAAGTAATCAAATGGAACTCAAGGAAAAAATCCAAAAAATTATTGCCGACCATACAATAGAATTTGACAATATGATTGACTCTGATGTATCACTAAAAGAACTCACTTTTGCAGAAAATACAAAAGAATTCAGATTTAAGTCAAATAACCTTCATAATAATTTATTACCCATTGCAGGAGAAGTTGAGGATTTTAATGGTGCCTATTTGACCTCAGAATGGTATAAAAGAAATATATACATGTGGTCATTGATTCAAAAGTACACTTCTGATTCTGACGAAAGAATAATGATTTTAGCGGGTTCAAGTCATATAGCTATGATAGAGTTATTTATTAAGGAAAATAAAGATTGGAAAACTATTGAGTTGAAAGATGTTGTTGTAAAATAA
- a CDS encoding beta-glucosidase, with protein MLMSYSVDAQKTQIMEKKIDSILTLLTLEEKVAMCHAQSKFSTPGVPRLGIPEIWMSDGPHGVRAELKWDSWDYAEWGNDSITAFPALTCLASTFNPALSKAYGVSVGEEARYRKKDVLLGPGVNIYRTPLNGRNFEYMGEDPYLASKLVVPYIKGVQENGVAACVKHFAVNNQELWRDHINVEVSDRALYEIYLPAFKASVIEGGVWAIMGSYNKFRGQYCSHNELLLNKILKTDWDFDGVVISDWGATHNTYESAMFGLDMEMGTGTDGLGTTALNHYDRYYLALPFLESIKKGEIDEAVVDDKVRRILRLMHRTNMNLNRPWGKMNNVEHHDVARKVATEGIVLLKNKESFFPIKDKKELTIAVIGENATRSMTLGGGSSELKPQFEISPLEGLKKRYKNAKILHTMGFASGPSAYDEVLPSPYNADSLKVEALKLAKKADVVLFFGGLNKSHHQDCEGDDRKQFKLPFGQDELLDDIIALNKNTGVILLTGNAVEMPWLGKINGLIQGWYLGSIAGNALADVISGDVNPSGKLPFSFPVKLKDNAAHYFGELSYPGDSINQYYKEDILVGYRWHDTKKIKPLFAFGEGLSYTSFELKNFKLKQKTYTKDENIIVSGEVLNTGGLDGAEVVQVYIGKPKSKVKRAVKELKGFKKVIVEKGETKSVEITINVNDLAFYDESISDWNLEKGSYIAYIGNASNNVTEKIKFEIK; from the coding sequence ATGTTAATGAGTTATTCGGTTGATGCACAAAAAACACAAATAATGGAAAAAAAGATAGATAGTATACTCACTTTATTAACCCTGGAGGAAAAAGTAGCGATGTGTCATGCACAATCCAAATTTAGCACACCCGGAGTTCCGCGTCTTGGAATTCCCGAAATATGGATGTCTGATGGTCCCCATGGTGTACGTGCAGAATTAAAATGGGATAGCTGGGATTATGCAGAGTGGGGAAATGATTCCATAACGGCCTTTCCGGCTCTAACCTGTTTGGCTTCTACATTCAATCCGGCCCTATCCAAAGCCTATGGCGTTAGTGTTGGAGAAGAAGCACGCTATAGAAAAAAGGACGTGTTATTAGGGCCAGGCGTTAATATTTACAGAACGCCATTAAACGGAAGAAACTTCGAATATATGGGAGAAGATCCATATTTAGCCTCTAAGTTGGTGGTGCCCTATATAAAAGGCGTTCAGGAAAATGGCGTGGCAGCCTGTGTGAAACATTTTGCCGTTAACAACCAAGAGTTATGGAGAGATCATATTAATGTTGAGGTAAGCGATAGAGCACTTTATGAGATTTATTTACCAGCTTTTAAAGCATCGGTTATAGAAGGCGGTGTTTGGGCTATAATGGGATCCTATAACAAATTTAGAGGGCAATATTGTAGCCATAATGAATTACTGCTTAACAAAATTTTAAAAACAGATTGGGATTTTGATGGGGTTGTAATAAGCGATTGGGGAGCTACACATAACACCTATGAGTCTGCCATGTTCGGTTTGGATATGGAAATGGGAACAGGAACAGATGGATTAGGAACAACGGCACTTAATCATTACGATCGTTATTACCTCGCATTGCCGTTTTTAGAATCAATAAAAAAGGGAGAGATTGATGAAGCCGTTGTTGATGATAAGGTTAGACGCATTCTTAGATTGATGCATAGAACTAACATGAACCTAAACCGGCCTTGGGGAAAAATGAATAATGTAGAGCACCATGATGTAGCACGTAAAGTTGCAACAGAAGGGATTGTGCTATTAAAAAACAAAGAAAGTTTCTTTCCCATAAAAGATAAAAAAGAATTAACTATAGCTGTAATTGGAGAAAATGCAACACGTTCAATGACATTAGGTGGCGGTTCTTCTGAATTGAAACCGCAATTTGAAATATCGCCATTAGAAGGCTTAAAAAAACGATATAAAAATGCTAAGATTTTACACACTATGGGGTTTGCCTCAGGACCATCGGCTTACGATGAAGTACTACCATCGCCTTATAATGCCGATTCTCTTAAAGTTGAAGCCCTTAAATTAGCTAAAAAAGCAGATGTCGTATTGTTTTTTGGAGGATTGAATAAAAGCCATCATCAGGATTGCGAAGGTGACGACAGAAAACAATTCAAACTACCCTTTGGGCAAGACGAATTACTAGACGATATTATAGCTCTTAATAAAAATACAGGCGTGATATTGTTAACTGGTAATGCTGTAGAAATGCCTTGGTTAGGAAAAATTAATGGACTTATACAAGGTTGGTACCTTGGTAGTATAGCAGGAAATGCTCTGGCAGATGTTATTAGTGGTGATGTAAACCCATCTGGAAAATTACCTTTTTCATTTCCAGTAAAACTAAAAGATAATGCCGCACATTATTTTGGTGAATTGTCGTATCCCGGAGACAGTATTAATCAATACTATAAGGAAGATATTTTAGTAGGATACCGTTGGCACGATACTAAAAAAATCAAACCGTTATTTGCTTTTGGCGAAGGACTGTCTTATACCTCATTCGAACTTAAAAACTTCAAATTGAAACAAAAAACATATACAAAGGACGAAAACATTATTGTTTCTGGTGAGGTATTGAACACAGGAGGTTTGGATGGAGCAGAAGTCGTTCAAGTTTATATAGGAAAGCCTAAATCGAAAGTAAAAAGAGCCGTCAAAGAATTAAAAGGATTTAAAAAAGTGATTGTTGAAAAGGGAGAAACTAAATCTGTAGAAATAACAATTAATGTAAATGATTTGGCTTTTTATGACGAGAGCATTTCAGACTGGAACTTAGAGAAAGGAAGTTATATAGCTTACATCGGTAATGCATCCAATAACGTAACAGAGAAGATAAAATTTGAAATCAAATAA
- the fabF gene encoding beta-ketoacyl-ACP synthase II, producing the protein MKRVVITGLGAITPIGKNTKEYWSNLLNGVSGANKITRFDASKFKTQFACEIKDYDPLDYFDRKESRKLDRFSQYGLISTEEAINDAELDFSKLDANRIGVIFSSGIGGFETFEKEVIDFTKNSFQPRFNPFFIPKIISNGLSGQISINYGLRGVNYCPVTACASSTQSLIQAFNYIRLNKADIIITGGSEAPITESSIGGFNAMKAMSTNNENYSSASRPFDKNRDGFVVGEGAGTLILESLDSAMKRGAKIYAEVIGGGESSDAYHITGTHPEGLGAYLAMEIGIREANVLPEKIDYINAHATSTGLGDLSEIKAIEKLFKSNLDKIQVSASKSMTGHLLGGTGAIEAISTSLSVSTNLIPPTINTTQVDKDIPKELNLSLNEKTSKNINYALSNSFGFGGHCAALILKKYVG; encoded by the coding sequence ATGAAACGAGTAGTAATAACAGGTTTGGGAGCTATTACCCCAATAGGAAAAAATACAAAAGAGTACTGGAGCAATCTTTTGAACGGAGTATCTGGAGCAAATAAAATAACACGCTTTGATGCTTCTAAATTTAAAACCCAATTTGCTTGCGAAATAAAGGATTATGACCCTTTGGACTATTTTGACCGAAAGGAATCAAGAAAGCTAGACCGATTTAGTCAGTACGGTTTAATTTCAACAGAAGAAGCTATTAATGATGCCGAACTTGATTTTTCAAAATTAGATGCAAATAGAATTGGGGTTATATTTTCAAGCGGTATTGGTGGTTTTGAAACTTTTGAAAAGGAAGTTATCGACTTTACAAAGAATAGTTTTCAACCTCGATTTAATCCTTTTTTTATTCCAAAGATAATTTCCAATGGTCTGTCTGGGCAAATTTCAATAAACTACGGACTTCGTGGTGTAAATTATTGTCCTGTTACGGCTTGTGCTTCTTCAACCCAAAGTCTTATACAAGCATTCAACTATATACGTTTGAACAAAGCAGATATCATTATAACAGGCGGTTCAGAAGCACCTATAACAGAATCGTCTATTGGAGGTTTTAACGCTATGAAGGCTATGTCGACAAACAATGAAAACTATAGTTCAGCTTCGAGACCTTTTGACAAAAATAGAGATGGTTTTGTGGTGGGTGAAGGAGCTGGAACTTTGATTTTGGAAAGTTTGGACTCTGCAATGAAAAGAGGTGCAAAAATTTATGCCGAAGTTATTGGTGGTGGGGAAAGTTCTGATGCTTATCACATAACAGGAACACATCCTGAAGGACTTGGTGCTTATTTGGCAATGGAAATCGGAATAAGGGAAGCAAATGTTTTACCAGAAAAAATTGACTATATCAATGCTCACGCTACATCAACCGGATTAGGAGATTTATCGGAAATAAAGGCGATTGAAAAACTCTTCAAGTCAAATCTTGATAAGATACAAGTCAGCGCATCAAAGTCAATGACAGGACATTTATTGGGTGGAACTGGGGCTATTGAAGCCATTTCAACTTCTCTATCGGTAAGCACAAACTTGATTCCACCAACAATAAACACTACCCAAGTTGATAAGGACATACCAAAAGAGCTGAATTTATCACTAAATGAAAAGACTTCAAAGAACATCAATTACGCTTTGAGCAATAGCTTTGGATTTGGAGGACATTGTGCCGCATTGATTTTAAAAAAATACGTTGGCTAA